The sequence ACAGATGGCGATTGGCAAAGGCAAAGGGTGAATTAGACAGTCAGCAGCAAGTGCTCGCGCTCCCATGGGCTGATGACCTGATTGAATTCTTCCGATTCATGCAGCTTGATCTGGCTGTAGATGGTGACGAAATCCGGCCCCAAAAGATCGTGCAACTGCTCGTTCTTCTCCAGCCGCCCAAGTGAATGATGCACCGAGCGCGGCAACGAGAAGGGCATGTGATGAGCATGATGCTGCAATTGCGGCTTGGGCTTGTCTTTGTTGATGATGCCCAGAAGGCCGCAGGCCAGACTGGCGGCAATCGCCAGATACGGATTCGTATCCGCGCCAACAAGGCGGTTTTCGATGCGCCGGTTCTTGGGCGAAGAGTTGGGAATGCGCAAGCCAACGGAGCGGTTGTCAATGGACCATTCCAGATTGATGGGCGCGGAATCGCCCGCCAGCAAACGGCGGTAGCTGTTCACATAAGGCGCAAGGATGCTCATCACGTCCGGCAGATATGTCTGCTGGCCTCCGAGGAAGTGATAAAACAGCTCACTCGGCTCGCCATCTTCATTGGAGAAGACATTGGCGCCGGTCTTGGCGTCCACCACGCTCTGGTGGATATGCATGGCGCTGCCCGGCTCGTTATCCATCGGCTTGGCCATAAAGGTGGCATAACAATCATGCCGGAAGGCCGCTTCGCGAATAAGGCGTTTGAAGACGAAAATCTGGTCAGCAAGATCAAGCGGATTGCCATGAATGAGGTTGATCTCAAGCTGCCCAGCGCCGCCTTCCTGAATGACCGTGTCGATCTCCAGACCCTGCGCTTCAGCGAAATCATAGATATCCTCTATAATGCGGTCATATTCGTCTACCGCAGCAATGGAATAGGCCTGCCGCCCAACAGATTGCCGTCCGGAGCGCCCGATGGGGGGCTCAAGTGGGTAATCAGGGTCGGAATTGCGCTTGGTCAGATAGAATTCCAGCTCTGGCGCAACAACAGCATTCCAGCCCATCGCCTCAAAGCCGCCGATCACACGGCGCAAAACATTGCGCGGGGCCAGCTCCACCGGCTCGCCTTCCAGCGTGTACAGATCGTGGATGACCTGCACCGTCGGATCGTTGGCCCAGGGCACTGAACGCACCGTGGAGAGATCCGGCACCAGCTGGATATCCCGTTCCATCATGAAATCCTGCCGGTCTTCCATTTCGATATAGGCGCCGGTGATGGTCTGGAAGAAAATGGATGTCGGTAGATAGGTCGGATTGAGGCCTGAAAATTTCGAGGCTGGCATGGCCTTGCCGCGCGCAATGCCCACGATGTCGGGCACGACGCACTCGACTTCATCAATGTGGCGCGAGCGCATCCATTCGCGCACCTCTTCTGCCTTTTGCGGCAAGGGAATGCCGTCTCCCAGACTGCTACTGTCGGACGGGGTAGGGGTAGGAGCTTTGGGTGTCTTGTCTTCTGAGCTGGTCATGAAATTACCTGTTGAAGTCAAATCGCAGCCAGTGCGATTGCATTTGTAACGTATCGCAGGATGTGATCACAAAGCAAGGAAAATTTGTGATCACAAATTGAGAGACTTTGCACTTTTATTGCCTTGCCCCTTTCGCGGAAGCGCAAAGAAAGGCTGGCAGCGGTCAGTCTGCGGGTAATCGGAGGATTTGGAAAGGGGGTGTCTTAAAGATCATCGCTCAGTAGCAAAGTGCCCTGATGTACATCTTCCGAGATGGCTGTGCGCAGGGCTGCGCTATCGCCCTGTTGCAGGGCGTCAATAGCCTGTTTGTGTTGGTCAATCAGGTTCGCTGTGCCGTGTCGCCCATAAACAAGACGCATGAAAGGACCAAATTGCATCCAGACATTTTCCACCAGTTTGATGATGACATCGGACCGGGCCATTTCATAAAGGGCAAAGTGAAAAGCGTGATTGCCCCGCATGTAGCCTTCAACATCGCCATTTTCCAGACAGGCATCAATGGCATCGTCAATGGTGATCAAACGTTGGATATCGGCCTCGGTCACATTGGGTAGGGCCATCTCTGCCAGTTCTGGCTCCAGCAGGGAGCGGGTGAGGTTGATCTCGTGATACTTCTTCTCGGTCATGGCAGGAATGGAAACACGCCGGTTGCCGTGGCTTTCAAGCGCGCCTTCCGCAGTCAGGCGGCGCACTGCTTCTCGCACAGGCATGGGAGAAACTTGCAAATTATCTGCAAGGCCACGCAGAGTGACAGCCTTGCCGGGCCGAAAGCCACCAAATAGCAGGCGTTCGCGCAAGGCCTGATAGATCCGCTCGTGCGCGGTCAACGGTTTGGCATCTTGTCCATCCGCGTTTTCGATTGTTTTGTCGGTTACTGCGATCTCGTCCTTGGTCATGGCTCCTTTATACTGGTGCTTGTCGGTCATGCAAAGAGAATTTGATCGAAAAGGCTTGCAGCAGGGAAAATTTTGTGATCAAATTTTGCAATAATGGCCAAAAAGGCCAATCGGGCGACAACAGCCCATCGCAATCATCACAATTCCCGATAGAATCGAGGGGACTTACACGATGGCAGACAAAGCAGGCAAGCTTTTCTCCAAAACCGCACTCGCTGTAGCGGCGCTGCTTACCGCAACAGGCACAGGGATCGCGGCGGACAAAGAACTCCATATTTTCAACTGGTCGGATTATATCGACGAATCCATTATTAGCGATTTTGAAGCGGAAACCGGAATCAAGGTCACCTATGACGTGTTTGATTCCAACGAGGTGCTCGAAACCAAATTGCTGGCAGGCTCCACCGGCTATGACATTGTGGTTCCGACCGGCACATTCCTTCAGCGCCAGATTCAGGCCGGCGTTTTTCAGAAGCTGGACAAATCCAAGCTGCCCAATCTGAAGAATATGTGGGACGCGGTCTCCGAACGCACTGCGGCCTATGATCCGGGCAATGACTATTCCATCAACTATATGTGGGGCACCACCGGCGTAGGCTTTAACGTAGCAGCAGCCAAGGAACGCATGGGCGATATGCCGCTCAACACATGGGACATGGTCTTCAAACCGGAAATCGCGGCCAAATTCGCCGATTGCGGCATTTATATTCTGGATGCGCCTACCGAAGTCATTCCGCTGACCCTCATGTATTTGGGGAAAGATCCCAACAGCCATGACAAGGACGATATCGCCGCCGCCGAGGAGCTGCTGCTTTCCATTCGCCCTTATGTTCAGAAATTCCATTCCTCTGAATATATCAACGCGCTGGCCAATGGTGACATCTGTCTGGCCATCGGATGGTCTGGCGATGTCTTCCAGGCCCGCGACCGTGCGGCAGAAGCTGATAATGGCGTCGAAGTCAATTACATCATCCCCAAGGAAGGGGCTCAGATGTGGTTCGACCAGATGGCCATTCCGGCCGATGCGGCAAATGTGGAAGAAGCCCATACCTTCCTCAACTACATCATGCGCCCGGACGTGATCGCCAAAGCCTCAAACTATGTCTATTACGCCAATGGCAACAAGGCTTCCCAGGAGCTGCTTGAAGAAGATGTTATCGGCGATCCTGCGGTTTATCCTGATGAGGAAACCACAGCAAAGCTGTTTGTACATATGCCTTACCCGCCAAAAATCCAGCGTGTGGTTACTCGCGCATGGACCAAGGTGAAATCAGGACAGTAAGGAAGACGCGCCGGGCCTCTTTGGCCCGGCATTTCGGTCTGAGCCTCCTTTGCGGTGAGGCAAACTGTTTGCCGATTGCAGGGCACGGTCAGACATTTGGCAAGGCGCGCAGCGTGGTGGCCGCGTGCCGGGCTTCTGCGTGAGCCAGTGGCGTAAATTGGCATTGTATGTGGTTCGAGGGCATCGCCTAAAGCCTCCCTTTATGGTGTCCATCGGGCATTTGGATAGCGAGAGTGAGAATGAATGGTTCCCCCAATTCCGGATCCGGCTGCAATTTTGCGCCCTGGAGTGATCCGAAAGAAAAGCCGCTGATACGGTTTGACGCCGTCACCAAGAAATTCGGCGACTTCGTCGCTATCGACAATTTGAATTTGAAAATTTACGAGCGTGAATTTTTCGCTCTGCTTGGCCCCTCCGGCTGTGGCAAGACGACGCTGATGCGCATGCTTGCCGGTTTTGAACAACCGACCATGGGCTCCATCATGATGCGGCAGCAGCATCTGACAGACATCCCGCCCCATCGGCGCCCCGTCAACATGATGTTCCAGTCCTATGCGCTCTTCCCGCACATGAGTGTGGAGCAGAATATCGCCTTCGGTCTCAAGCAGGAGAAGCGCCCCAAGGCAGAGATCAAAGACCGGGTCGAGGAAATGATCGCGCTGGTGCAGTTGAAGGCCTTTGCCAAGCGCAAGCCGCACCAGCTTTCAGGCGGTCAGAGGCAACGCGTGGCGCTGGCCCGTTCCCTCGCCAAGAAACCCAAGCTTTTATTGCTCGATGAACCCTTGGGGGCGCTCGACAGAAAGCTGCGTGAGCAGACCCAGTTCGAGTTGATGACCATTCAGGAGAAGCTCGGTACGACCTTTGTAATCGTCACTCATGATCAGGAAGAAGCGATGACG comes from uncultured Cohaesibacter sp. and encodes:
- a CDS encoding glutamine synthetase family protein, giving the protein MTSSEDKTPKAPTPTPSDSSSLGDGIPLPQKAEEVREWMRSRHIDEVECVVPDIVGIARGKAMPASKFSGLNPTYLPTSIFFQTITGAYIEMEDRQDFMMERDIQLVPDLSTVRSVPWANDPTVQVIHDLYTLEGEPVELAPRNVLRRVIGGFEAMGWNAVVAPELEFYLTKRNSDPDYPLEPPIGRSGRQSVGRQAYSIAAVDEYDRIIEDIYDFAEAQGLEIDTVIQEGGAGQLEINLIHGNPLDLADQIFVFKRLIREAAFRHDCYATFMAKPMDNEPGSAMHIHQSVVDAKTGANVFSNEDGEPSELFYHFLGGQQTYLPDVMSILAPYVNSYRRLLAGDSAPINLEWSIDNRSVGLRIPNSSPKNRRIENRLVGADTNPYLAIAASLACGLLGIINKDKPKPQLQHHAHHMPFSLPRSVHHSLGRLEKNEQLHDLLGPDFVTIYSQIKLHESEEFNQVISPWEREHLLLTV
- a CDS encoding GntR family transcriptional regulator gives rise to the protein MTDKHQYKGAMTKDEIAVTDKTIENADGQDAKPLTAHERIYQALRERLLFGGFRPGKAVTLRGLADNLQVSPMPVREAVRRLTAEGALESHGNRRVSIPAMTEKKYHEINLTRSLLEPELAEMALPNVTEADIQRLITIDDAIDACLENGDVEGYMRGNHAFHFALYEMARSDVIIKLVENVWMQFGPFMRLVYGRHGTANLIDQHKQAIDALQQGDSAALRTAISEDVHQGTLLLSDDL
- a CDS encoding ABC transporter ATP-binding protein; the encoded protein is MNGSPNSGSGCNFAPWSDPKEKPLIRFDAVTKKFGDFVAIDNLNLKIYEREFFALLGPSGCGKTTLMRMLAGFEQPTMGSIMMRQQHLTDIPPHRRPVNMMFQSYALFPHMSVEQNIAFGLKQEKRPKAEIKDRVEEMIALVQLKAFAKRKPHQLSGGQRQRVALARSLAKKPKLLLLDEPLGALDRKLREQTQFELMTIQEKLGTTFVIVTHDQEEAMTVASRIALMDQGKLVQVSTPREIYETPNSRYVADFLGDVNIIGGHILGPDDKEDDIVQLAWHEDYAPLRIRLPQPVSFPEKGTERWVAVRPEKVRITKEYPTDTHNILKGKVLDIAYTGNISTYHVETEDGQIIKSQEANLEHLHRRAITWDDEVFVHWRAGGCVLLER
- a CDS encoding polyamine ABC transporter substrate-binding protein, encoding MADKAGKLFSKTALAVAALLTATGTGIAADKELHIFNWSDYIDESIISDFEAETGIKVTYDVFDSNEVLETKLLAGSTGYDIVVPTGTFLQRQIQAGVFQKLDKSKLPNLKNMWDAVSERTAAYDPGNDYSINYMWGTTGVGFNVAAAKERMGDMPLNTWDMVFKPEIAAKFADCGIYILDAPTEVIPLTLMYLGKDPNSHDKDDIAAAEELLLSIRPYVQKFHSSEYINALANGDICLAIGWSGDVFQARDRAAEADNGVEVNYIIPKEGAQMWFDQMAIPADAANVEEAHTFLNYIMRPDVIAKASNYVYYANGNKASQELLEEDVIGDPAVYPDEETTAKLFVHMPYPPKIQRVVTRAWTKVKSGQ